CCTCTTATCTCCACTACCACATGAAAGAATAAGAGATTTCTATAAAATTGATCAAATACTTGTGAAAGTGAATACATCCAATATGATCACTTTCAAGTCCAACCAGTATTCAGTCCCACCTGGATACATTGGACAAACCCTGAGTTTACAAGTATATGATAACCATATCTACATCTATTATAACACTGAGTTAGTTGTCCAACACGCAATTAGTCATTTGAAAATCAATTACAAACCTGATCATTACGTTGGGGCTTTGGCTAGAGGGCTGCCTTCTTCGACCAATATAGAAGAACTGGCGATAAAAAATTTAGAGGCAATTCATGAGGTGTATAAAAATGAATAGCAGTTATAACAAATTAGTCCAAAATTTAGAGTATTTAAAGTTAAAACAAATGGTGGTCCATCTTGATGACACGATCGATTTTATGACAAATAATCAACTATCATTTACGGATGCGTTAATCAAACTTACAGATTATGAGATTGATATGAAAGAAATAAACATGGTGAAATCCATGGTTAGGGTAGGAGCATTCCCACATTTTAAGGAAGTAAAAGACTTTGATTTTGATTTTCAGCCATCGATTAATAAACAGCAGATATTAGATTTTACCACCTTACGGTTTATTGAACAAAAAGAAAATATTGTATTTTTAGGAACAAGTGGAGTTGGAAAAACACATTTAGCAACTTCTATAGGAATAGCAGCTGCTAAAAAAAGGACGAGCACTTATTTTATCAAGTGTAATGAATTGATCATGAATTTAAAAAAGGCAAAACTTGAAAACCGGCTGGAAAACAGATTAAAACATTATGCAAAATACAAACTGCTTATAATCGATGAAATCGGCTATTTACCGATTGATGCAGAAGATGCAAAGTTGTTTTTTCAGTTGATTGATTTGAGATACGAACAGAAAAGTACCATATTAATGTGAATGAGCACTTTGTTTCCGCAGGAAACAAGTGCTCATTTGCACATTGGAACAGATTACCGCTATTTTAATGCCGCCTCAATTTGCTAAACTTTTTGCAAATTATAAGGGCGGTGTTTCGAGTGATTATTACCCATCATTTTCCAGTTGATCTTCCCTGTTATTTTCAGCTCGGCAGGGCCAATAATTTCCCTGTGATTGAATCTTGCCCGATTTGTAAGTCCCAACAGAAGTTAAAACGCCATGGTTTTTATAACCGCTACGCGATCGAGACCGATGCAGAATATCGGATTCCCATTTGCCGTTACAAATGTCCGAATCCCAAATGTAACAAAACATTCGCTATTCTTCCGGATTTTCTGCTTCCCTACTTTCAGAACACGCTCTCTTCCATCTTGCAGACCTTACAACTATTCTGGGCTTATTGTGTACTGCTATTTAGCCGCCAGTTAGTTTGTTTTTACCGGAAACGGTTGATGGCCAAAAGCAAAATCATCGAGATGTTCTTTCGTCTTGAGGGGAACAAACAGATCTTCCCAGAAGATCCCATAGAAAAAGCCATAATGCTTCTGAATATGATTGAAACTCTCCCCAGAGTCACCTTCATTCGAAAGTGGCACAATCATTACATTAGCAGCTTTATGGCACATTCATTTTATCACGGATCACCCGTGGCCAAAACAGAATAATGTTTCCACATACCTTTTTCCTCGTCAGGGACCGTGTACGGGTTTTATAATGCATCGTAATGGTTAGCCGGCTAGCCTTCGAAAAGGAAGAACGAGAAAGCGCGCCAGTTCTTTCCAATTTAGACAATGGGAGGCTACTTAACCAATGGATGAACAAAACCGGGAACGCGTGGCCCTTTTTCGCTATGGGATCATCGCTCCCTTGCTCAATGAACAGGTGGATCGCGCCACATATTTGGCTGAGGTGTCTGCCAAAACCCACGAAGTCCCTTACTATGGTTCCAAAGAATTTACACCCAAGACAATCTTAGCTTGGCTAAGGCAATATCGCCGTAATGGTTTTGACGCGTTAAAGCCCCAGGCACGTTCGGATCGAGGACAATCCCGATCGTTATCCGGTGAATTACAGCTGCACTTGGTATCCCTGCGTAAAGAAAATCAAGGAATGCCAGTGACGGTGTTTTATGACCAATTGGTGCAACAAGGAGAGATTTTACCGCAGGATGTATCTTATACCTCTATCTATCGCTTACTGAAAAAGGAGGGATTGCTGGGGAAGGGGATAGTGCGTTCGCCCGAACGAAAACGGTTTTCTCATGATACGGTCAATATGCTCTGGCAAACCGACCTGTCAGATGGGCCATATCTTCGTACAGGCGACAAAAAAATCAAGACGTATTTAATTGCGGTGATCGATGATTGCTCTCGCCTATGCACATTTGCGCAATTTGTCCCATCCGAGAAATTTGACGGGCTACGCACAGTCTTGAAAGAAGCTTTGCTTCGCAGAGGCATTCCCAAGATGCTGTATACCGACAACGGCAAGATCTTTCGTTCCGATACGCTGCATTTGGCTTGTGCAGAATTAGGCATACACCTCCTGCACACGCAGCCCTATGATGCCGCTAGCAAAGGGAAAATAGAACGCCTGTTCGGAACGATTAAGACGCGTTTCTATTCGCTGTTAAAAGCAAAACCGGCTTCTTCATTGGAAGAACTGAATGAACGGTTTTGGAAGTGGTTGGAGGAAGACTACCATCGCAAGCCACATTCTTCTCTCAATGGAAAAATGCCGCTCGAAGTGTACTTGTCCCAGATTGATCAAGTACGGATGGTCGACGACCCTGCCAAATTAGATCCTATCTTTCTTAAACGGGAGAATCGAACTGTCAAACATGACGGAACGTTTTCGCTCAATAACCAGCTGTATGAAGTTCCCGAGCGATTTATAGGTCAAAAGATCGAGATTCGTTACGATGAACAAGGCGTGCATATCTATGAGGACGGGAAACCAGTCGCTCGCGCTTCTGAAGTGAATTTTCATGATAATGCTCATGTAAAACGAAAACGACCCGCCATCTCCTTCGCTGATATGCAAGGGATGGACAGGAAAGGAGAAGATAGGGAATGATCATGGCATTCTATTCCCTTTCCAAAATCCCTTTTGCCAAGGAAACCAAAGGTATGTCGCCCTATACTTCCCGTTCCTTTCAAGAAGCAATGGGATGTTTAACCTACATGAAGCAGGTTCGCGGCATGGCACTTGTTGTCGGCGACCCGGGAGCCGGTAAAA
Above is a window of Fodinisporobacter ferrooxydans DNA encoding:
- a CDS encoding DUF6431 domain-containing protein, which translates into the protein MIITHHFPVDLPCYFQLGRANNFPVIESCPICKSQQKLKRHGFYNRYAIETDAEYRIPICRYKCPNPKCNKTFAILPDFLLPYFQNTLSSILQTLQLFWAYCVLLFSRQLVCFYRKRLMAKSKIIEMFFRLEGNKQIFPEDPIEKAIMLLNMIETLPRVTFIRKWHNHYISSFMAHSFYHGSPVAKTE
- a CDS encoding DDE-type integrase/transposase/recombinase, yielding MDEQNRERVALFRYGIIAPLLNEQVDRATYLAEVSAKTHEVPYYGSKEFTPKTILAWLRQYRRNGFDALKPQARSDRGQSRSLSGELQLHLVSLRKENQGMPVTVFYDQLVQQGEILPQDVSYTSIYRLLKKEGLLGKGIVRSPERKRFSHDTVNMLWQTDLSDGPYLRTGDKKIKTYLIAVIDDCSRLCTFAQFVPSEKFDGLRTVLKEALLRRGIPKMLYTDNGKIFRSDTLHLACAELGIHLLHTQPYDAASKGKIERLFGTIKTRFYSLLKAKPASSLEELNERFWKWLEEDYHRKPHSSLNGKMPLEVYLSQIDQVRMVDDPAKLDPIFLKRENRTVKHDGTFSLNNQLYEVPERFIGQKIEIRYDEQGVHIYEDGKPVARASEVNFHDNAHVKRKRPAISFADMQGMDRKGEDRE